In one Blastococcus sp. Marseille-P5729 genomic region, the following are encoded:
- the dnaA gene encoding chromosomal replication initiator protein DnaA, which produces MSEHNADLEVVWSAAIADIPATELTGRNRALLKMTKPVGLMGTTALIAAPDNFTQNMIETKLRPILNKVLSATLDKDVQIAVTVDSSMLQETRPTQPDAPEPVSSSSTPDLPVLTPVADADPLPGPIAHDGPTRSSLRPQYAAAPSSNDDLWISRGRLNPKYTFENFVRGPSNRLAFAAASAVAEAPAKAYNPLFIYGGSGLGKTHLLHAIGNYAEQVFPEIRVLYVSSEEFTNDFINAIANAGRGEGDQREQFRKRYREVDILMIDDIQFLERAEQTQEEFFHTFNTLHNANKQIVITSDRTPKELTTLEDRLRSRFAGGLTPDIQSPDFETRLAILRNKAAQEGLTVSPEVLELLATKIQSNIRELEGALIRVSAYASLTGQGVDLEIAQHVIKDLVPENETPHISAGSIMQQVCTYYDVSIDDLCGRNRSKTLVMPRQIAMYLCRELTDLSLPRIGQQFGGKDHTTVMHAVKKVTNEMKEKRHIYNQVVELTSRIKSEGRQ; this is translated from the coding sequence GTGAGTGAGCACAATGCCGACCTCGAGGTCGTCTGGTCGGCGGCGATCGCCGACATCCCGGCCACCGAGCTCACCGGCCGCAACCGCGCGCTGCTGAAGATGACCAAGCCGGTCGGCCTGATGGGTACCACCGCGTTGATCGCCGCACCGGACAACTTCACCCAGAATATGATCGAGACGAAGCTGCGCCCGATCCTGAACAAGGTGCTCTCGGCCACGCTCGACAAGGACGTCCAGATCGCGGTCACCGTCGACTCCTCGATGCTTCAGGAGACACGCCCCACGCAGCCGGACGCACCCGAGCCGGTTTCCTCGAGCAGCACGCCCGACCTCCCGGTCCTGACGCCGGTAGCGGACGCCGATCCGCTGCCTGGCCCGATCGCACACGACGGTCCGACTCGGTCCTCGCTGAGGCCGCAGTACGCCGCCGCACCTTCCTCGAACGACGACCTATGGATCTCCCGCGGGCGGCTCAACCCGAAGTACACCTTCGAGAACTTCGTGCGCGGCCCCTCCAACCGGCTGGCGTTCGCGGCGGCGTCCGCGGTCGCCGAGGCACCGGCGAAGGCCTATAACCCGCTATTCATCTACGGCGGCTCGGGTCTGGGCAAGACGCACCTGCTGCACGCGATCGGCAACTACGCAGAGCAGGTCTTCCCCGAGATCCGGGTGCTGTATGTGAGCTCGGAGGAGTTCACCAACGACTTCATCAACGCCATCGCCAACGCCGGCCGAGGCGAGGGTGACCAGCGCGAGCAGTTCCGCAAGCGCTACCGGGAGGTCGACATCCTGATGATCGACGACATCCAGTTCCTGGAGCGTGCCGAGCAGACTCAGGAGGAGTTCTTCCACACCTTCAACACGCTGCACAACGCCAACAAGCAGATCGTGATCACCTCCGACCGGACGCCGAAGGAGCTCACCACCCTCGAGGACCGGCTGCGTTCGCGGTTCGCCGGTGGGCTCACGCCCGACATTCAGTCCCCGGACTTCGAGACCCGGCTGGCGATTCTGCGCAACAAGGCGGCGCAGGAGGGGTTGACCGTCTCTCCGGAGGTCCTGGAGCTGCTCGCGACCAAGATCCAGAGCAACATCCGTGAGCTCGAGGGGGCGTTGATCCGCGTCTCGGCGTACGCGAGCCTGACCGGACAGGGCGTGGATCTGGAGATCGCCCAGCACGTCATCAAGGATCTGGTGCCGGAGAACGAGACCCCGCACATCAGCGCCGGCTCGATCATGCAGCAGGTCTGCACCTACTACGACGTCTCGATCGACGATCTGTGCGGCCGCAACCGCTCCAAGACCCTCGTGATGCCGCGCCAGATCGCGATGTACCTGTGCCGCGAGCTGACCGACCTCTCGCTGCCGCGGATCGGGCAGCAGTTCGGCGGCAAGGACCACACCACCGTGATGCACGCGGTCAAGAAGGTCACCAACGAGATGAAGGAGAAGCGGCATATCTACAACCAGGTGGTCGAGCTGACCAGCCGGATCAAGTCCGAAGGCCGCCAGTAG